The following is a genomic window from Tripterygium wilfordii isolate XIE 37 chromosome 19, ASM1340144v1, whole genome shotgun sequence.
TCGGGTCTATAAAatccatcaaaatggacatatCTCAATGCACCTAATCTGACAcaaatttctattttctaatgaCTGCATTGCTTTCAAAATTTTATCGAAGAAGTATTAATTAAAGGACTTTAATAGTATAAAAAAATGTCATGAACTACACTTGCACTCTCTATTCATCTCGAAAAATgaacataaaatagaataaaaggAAACTTATATTATATAGAAAGGCCATGTGCGACAAATAATGACATgaacttctttcttcttcttcttcttcttcatctggtATTGCTTTTTCAATCTGTATTTCCatcttttgtaattttcttcaATGGATCCAATGGTAGTTTGtcttttatcattattatttggcAATCTACATCACTCATGTGTAAGTTTGTTACTTATCTGCATCACCTATATAAATATAATGTTTTTATCTGCAACAACCTATGGAAAGAAAAAACTTCCATAAATGGCTTGAGTGGTGCATGTTCcaagaggattttttttttccctgtactTACATAAGTTAATTACACAAATGACACGTTTATTTTTTGGGGCAATTACCAATACTTGTTCCAATAAAGACAGCCAAAAAAAATTAGCTATAAGGCCAGAGTTGATTAAATGACATAAatacccttttttttaataaaattacctAAACAATAAATAACCAATTATTTTGATAATTGATTAGATTCTCAGCACATTAACTCTTGATTTGGGGATCTGTAAAAACAGGGACAAACACACGATTTTTGATGTTGTAGTTTCTCTTTGCCTATGTGctggtacatatacaagtaaggtCATGATGGCAATGATGACCCACACATGTAGACATtttctagtctaaaatgacggcttaatgtggacatttcctagtctaaaatgacggccatgatggcctacacatgtggacatttcctagtctaaaatgacggcttaatgtggacatttcctagtctaaaatgacgaccatgatggcctacacatgtggacatttcctagtctaaaatgacggctcaACGTCATGACAAACATATCTTCAGTCAACTTTGTGTGTCCCGATTATTCTCCTTGACATCCTGAATATCTGCTCTAACATCACTGACATCTGTTTTAACAGGATCATAAAATATCGTGtttgagagttaagtgaggggagACTTCCACCTCCTTCACTCCACTTAACTCTCTGTTCTATAAACCAAGCAAGGTGAACTTACTACTTGCTCATTAACCatcctcacttaactctccagaacatcaatccaaacaaagttttaactttatTTCAGTTacactctctttttttcaacCCAAGCAGGGGCGTTGGGGCTAAAATCGCCAATACAAGCTGacaaaattataaataacaAAAGACATTAGGATATAGATAAAGTGGTTAATTTCATGAGAGATTATATccattgtaaattttttttttggtaactgatAATGACACTATACAAGTTTGCCTTTTGGACGttcgatatgggtctaaactcgggCTATCAGGATAACCTTATATGGTATAGTTCTCGGTACCCAAAAAAAGTGTACGAAACTTAATCTTACTTTCACAGGTTCAAAAAACAATTATCATGTTTTTATTGTGAAACCAGAATTCAAGACTAATCCTTCCAAATTTTAACCCTTTCAAGTTGTTCCAACCCATTTTCCCATTAATTAAGTAGGGTCTTATGAAATTCACATCTAATAATGGAACGAAAATTCAGAcaaattctaaaaataaaataaatggttttaaaagatgGAAGTTATAACAACGAAGTCAAATAGTGTGTACCCAAATAAAATATGGTTTTAAAAGACGGAAGTTATGACAACCTGCAATTCAAATTTGTGGTCTTGACTTCTAGCTAGATCTTGATTTCCTATCTTGTATATAATGAAGGTTGAGATATACATATGATGCAAGcttaggttatatatatatatcaagcttTCGTTGAAGCTTTTGTGGCTTAGCTATTGAAGCATATTAAGATGGCTAGTGCTACACTGAAGGTTGAGATTGTTTCAAGAGAAACAATCAAACCATCCTCTCCTACACCTTCCAACCTTGGAACTTTTGGGCTTTCTCTTCTTGATCAATTCTTCCCTGCAGTGTACACCCATTCATTTCTCTTCTACCCTGCCAAAAGTGACAATAATCTACATCTAGATGTCAAGAAGAGATGTCATGTTCTTAAAACATCTTTATCCAAAACCCTAGCCTTGTACTACCCTTTTGCCGGAAGAATCAAAGACCATATTTCCATTGATTGTAATGATGAGGGGGCTACGTTTATTGAAACGCGAGTCAATTGCCTTTTGTCTGATGTTCTACAAAACCCAAATCCTGATCAATTTAAAGAATTCCTACCTCCTGAGTTTGAACAGTCGGTAGCAATAGGAACAGGTAATTTACTTCTCGTTCAAGCTAACTTTTTTGAATGCGGTGGTATGGCAATTGCAGTGTGTCTTTCTCACAAGATCGCTGATGGAACGACTTACACGACATTCATGAAGGTGTGGGCTTCCATAGCACGTGAAGCCAGTGAGGTAGTTCATCTGGAACTATTTGCTGGAGCGACTCTCTTTCCTCCCATTGACTACAAGTTGCCTTCAAAtgttaattttcttcttttcaaagaCAAGTCACGTATATCCAAAAGATTTATTTTTACAGCATCAAATATTGATGCCCTCAAGGCTAAAATTACTAGCGCAAGCGTCCAACAACCTACACGCGTAGAAGCTATAACGGCACTAATTTGGAAGTGTGCAATGACCGCATCAAGATCAATCAAAGGGACATGCTCGACACCTTCTTTGTGTACTCTTTCGGTAAACTTGAGGAAGAGATTATCGACGCCCTTGTCAGAATACTTAATTGGAAATATCGTGTCAGGAATCACGGTCGAATTTTCAGAAACGAAAATAGAATTGCAAAGCTTGGTTATCAAGCTAAGAAAAGAGTTGAAAGAGTTGAAAGTGAATAGGGAAGAAATATCAGACACAATAAACAAAATGCTGGAAATAGCAACCTCAGGAAAAGGGATCGGAGGTGTTGTAGATACCTATTCTTTTTCTAGTTGGTGTCGAATGCCGTTGTACGAAACCGATTTCGGGTGGGGGAAGCCATTGtggatttcttttgccaacttGGAAGTCCCAAATGGGGGTGGTGTTTTTGTGGATACAAGGGAGGGTGATGGAATTGAGGCATGGATAACCTTGCGTGAAGATGAGATGGCCATATTTGAACAAAATGAAGAGTTGCTTTCATTTGCTTATGTGAACCCAAGTGTCATTGAAATGACATGaacttcttccttcttcctcttcttttttctgtttctgGTCTTGCCTTTTCAATCTGTATTTCCAtcttttgtaatcttcttcatGGGTTCAATGGTAGTTTGTCTTTTATCATTATTTGTTTGCATTTTACATCACtaatgtgtgtgtttgtttgcaTTTTACATCACtaatgtgtgtgtttgtttgtcTTCTGCATCACATAATGTTTTTATCTGCAACAGCCCTATTCATAACGATGTGATAGTACTCTTGTTGTAGTCACAAATGGCTTCAGTGGTGCATGTCCTAAGAGTATATGATCCATGACTCCAAGACCAAAATCTCTTTCTTGATTTAACATATGTTACTTTGTGTTAGTGCAGAGTGCAATATtgccaaaaaataaagaaaaagaaattcgaCTATACATAGAGTGAGGCATGGGTATCTCGCTCTGAGATACAAtagttgaaaaaaattaaaaaaaaaaacatttatgaaaaaaaagtaaactcgctgtagttttttttttttaatcgaaaatgatatgtaATCCATTTGTTTGGTTGCCCATGGGAGCCTAAcaggtttattttattgatttaatcaatgaaatagctttatttcactcttttatctcagaattcattgaccaaaatttattgttttaatatagactTCACTGTTtatgaatccattgtttttgaaatttcattgaaaaaccAAGGGAATTAAGATCCATCTAATagaactcatcgacaatggatcttgttagaaagagctttatgcGCTAATTCCGaatgtgtgatttttttttcaaaatctaacatatatttcgagagttaaaacgttttaaaatttcgtttaagagacatGGGCTCCCATTGACTACCACTATATAGGCTCCCTAACACTACTATTTTTTAATAGCAGACCTCTCTTGAGAGTTGAGGCTTGTTATGGGCCTTACCCAATTCATGTCAATTTCTGAAGCCCATTAAGTTGCTGAGTACTAAAGTTACAAGAATATGGACCGTGGCAGCAAGATAACATATGGCCCAGGCCCAATTATCATTTCACCAAAAGAGTTTCAAACTCTGAGTTTCAATTTCTTGTAGAAGCCAAAGAAAGTGGCCAAACTTAGATTGTTTTTTCTCTATCTAGTTTTGGTATGGTATTTGAGTGATGCAACTCACTCAACGGTTGAGAATAGGAGATAGTctagttggtcaggttgtctgtccagggttctattctcaccagggggtttgggatttgggtagcttttcatccgcagtggtggccttcatgcccctcgggcatggcttagcatgtgtgtggcctgtggggctttcaaaaaaaaaaacaaaaaaactcacTCAACGGTTAATTAGGAAATTTTATGTAATTAGTGTTTATTTTGGAGTTATGGAGTTGGATATGCTATTGATTGTTCTAGAGAATGTATTGGCGGAATATttaatttcaatatattttgtttggctttgaataattttttcaaaaatgtcaGGGATCCTAGTAAAAAGTATCTCAGTAGTGGATCTTGTCACTTGATTGATGTAGGTGTAGGAGCCCACAAAACCTTGTGATTGA
Proteins encoded in this region:
- the LOC119986017 gene encoding BAHD acyltransferase BIA1-like: MASATLKVEIVSRETIKPSSPTPSNLGTFGLSLLDQFFPAVYTHSFLFYPAKSDNNLHLDVKKRCHVLKTSLSKTLALYYPFAGRIKDHISIDCNDEGATFIETRVNCLLSDVLQNPNPDQFKEFLPPEFEQSVAIGTGNLLLVQANFFECGGMAIAVCLSHKIADGTTYTTFMKVWASIAREASEVVHLELFAGATLFPPIDYKLPSNVNFLLFKDKSRISKRFIFTASNIDALKAKITSASVQQPTRVEAITALIWKCAMTASRSIKGTCSTPSLCTLSVNLRKRLSTPLSEYLIGNIVSGITVEFSETKIELQSLVIKLRKELKELKVNREEISDTINKMLEIATSGKGIGGVVDTYSFSSWCRMPLYETDFGWGKPLWISFANLEVPNGGGVFVDTREGDGIEAWITLREDEMAIFEQNEELLSFAYVNPSVIEMT